cgtaaaaaaatttattcttcgaaacaaaaaaaaaaaaataatagcgAATATTAttctaagaaaaattaaacaattcttAGTTCGAATCTAATCCTTCAATGCTAGAAAAGTCTTCATTGCCCTCGTTAACCGCCACATTGGTGGCagaatctaataattttaaattacgaGCAATGAAAGCAGTAGATGCTGAAACGTCTTTCTGTTGTTGCACTCGACGCAAGCATACTTTAATATTGACCCAGGTCCTCTTCTGCCATACAACAGGATGTCGTTTTTTCacagatttttaaaacatGGTTTTCTAAATAACCCTTCTTTAGAGCCAATTCTACCATTACCTCTGCAGATTCATCTGGGCTTGTTACAGTAGCCATATTGTCTATAAACTCTATTCCTTGTATTTGTTCTTATCTATTAAGATgaattccattaaaatttggaTCTAGAAATATTTGTAGCAAGATGAAATAGATTTATTGCAATTTGCTTTCTTTtaactaaaaagttttttacttCCTTTTCCTCTTGGTTAAGCAAAGGGTTTGAGGAAAGAGCTGTTCCAAAATGACTATTCAACTCATAAAAGCATTCAGCTACTTGGCTTAACCTTGGTTTGTCTCCTTCCAGTTGGGTTATGTATTTAAGAATATGGTTTCATAGGTGATAAAAGTTTGAAACTTTTACCCAAAAAATATCCTCACCCAATATCAACTTTACAACTCGTTTACTGAGTATATCTTTAACTGTTTCACAAACTGCTAATGTTTTTAATGCATATTTTGTATAAAGAAGGCCTTTTAAACTGTGAATAATTGATCGTCATCGTGTTTTCTCAGGTAATTTTAAGGAAATGGCTGCTTTGGTGTAATTTCTTTCagtttgcttttttttttaaagtagcCAATAAAATGTGAGAATGGTTAATTTCTTTGATGACAGCCTTAACATCTTCCCTAATAGTAGACAtggttttcatttttgaaatgtctccaattaacaaatttatgcatccataaacaaaaatatgtttgtACTTTTCATGAAGTATATTTCTTGCTTTAACCACTGCACTGGCATTGTCGGTTACTGTATCAAAGAATTTTTCAGTCCCAACTTCTCTCAATActtcatcgatttttttagtaatacaTTCTGCTGCATGACGACATATATTTGTTGGTAAAGTTTTACAAAACACATGGTTTGGTGTAGTAATAATGAGGTTAAGTATGGATTCGTTCCTTTGGTTGCTCCAACAACCACTCTGTAAACTAGAACATTCGCTTcttcaattttcattttaatgtcTGCGTCAACTTTTTTATGTTGGAGTCcagtaatttatttgataataactAATGTGTAGGTATTTTGAGTCtcaaatgtttgaaaaatgatgGCCAGtgattattttcaacaatggCAAATGGAGTACCTGTAGCATAAATAGCCCTAGCTAATAGTTGATCTGCTTCTCTTGTTTTTCAACGCTTTTGAAAGTCTCGTCTAatcatataatttattttgttctaGACAAGAATTAATCTGCAAAAATTAGCCAATGGCCATCTTTATATAGATCGTTCTGTATTATAAGTAGCACACAATTTATCAATTTACCCCTGATTTTATCCTATTGTAAAATTGTGTTATCTCCAAAGTGGTCGTCCTTGATTTGGTGTTGTTTTATCAAAGGTGATCTTCACTGATAGTTCGTCGACGTCCATGCGACGGAGGCTTCCGTTGATTGCACCTTTGTCTAGATTTATTCTATTTATTCGTCTAGTTTTGCCAAAGTTGGATATACATAGCTCTTTATCACTTTAAGCCTCTCTAACTTAGTGTCGATACTGATTTTCGCACTTACCAGTCTGATATCTGTACAAGTTTCTTTGCTGCTGGTCAGGATGTAgtctatttcaattttttatcctgtttttttatttatttatagtctAGTAGAATTAGATCCCGTTCGTTCCTGTTTCCTAGGTCCTGTTTTCCTAGGTGAGTTTGTCATATCCAAAAATGTATTGCGATATATCTTTGCGTTAAAGTCACCCATCACGACAACAAACCTGGCCTTCTCTGCATTCCTCGCGGGGTTACGTCTTCGTAGAACTGCTCGACCTCTACGTAGATAATAGcttatttgtaattaattttgttcatCTGTAATTACACTAATTATAAATGAGATAACTTTGGGAACTGCGTTTTCttacaattttgtttacaatAAGCTTTATAAATAGCTCTTAAAGAAGATTATTTGGTTTAACATACCGATTTTTCTAAGCTCATATTCTTGGAGCAAATCTGAATGATTACAAAGAAATAATACCCAACCCACAATTCAACACGTAAAATTTCTTTGAACCATCTTTATGGTGCCATTGTTGATTGTTCTCATAATCCATTAAAATGTATAGAAAGAAAGATTTATCTGACAAGttctaaataaaatgttaagaatattttttaccTGGACTAGCAAAAGAAACCTACCTAGTCTTGAAACCATTGTTGAAtataattaaagcttgaaagcTTTACTAGCAATGGAGTTAAAAAAAGGACTGCCTCATTCAGAGACTACCTGTtttaatgacattttattattgaatatTTTGCTATTATAGTCTCCGATATTTCCAGTGGTTTTTATGACCCTCAGAAACAGTAGTGGCAGTAATTATCACCCGGAAAAAGTACCTGGACATGATTTATGATAGGTCCTCCTAGGGAACTAGGTCCAGGGACgcacttcttttttattttattttaaattcaacaaaataaaacagaaatgtagtaaagaatataaatttacttatacttaaatgattttacaaaaaaaaagcaagtattaatttataacataaaaattaaaacatagtttttataattatcttAGAATTAGTGtgaaaagataataaattttataataataatcataaattatttaagcaaaTGTGTATTTTCACACAAAGTAAtgatatttaagtttttaaatattatgttattgaaattttcgttAATGTGGACCTGAACAACTCACGCCAGAGTTTGGGGTTCGTAAACTACCTGTATACAACCCCATCTTTGTTCGTTATATGACTGCAATTAAGTCATAAAAACCACCAGAAATATCGGAAACTATATAATATGATGATTGTTCTCACAGAGCTGTTCTGactaaaattattgaagaaacATAGAACGGCCATCTGATaaataccaaaaattatttattataaattaaatttaaaaaagaatgatGTTCTAACATTCATATTATCATTCCAGTGCCATATCCATGTTCTTTGAGCTTGAAGACAAGGATTTAGTCTTCATCACAAACCCCGACCAAcgcgaaaaagaagaaaaaggtttcttaatcaatttaattgatTCTCCTGGGCACGTAGATTTCTCCTCTGAAGTCACCGCCGCTCTTCGGGTAACTGATGGAGCTCTTGTGGTTGTGGATTGCGTTTCaggtaatttattaaataattattaattaatttttttttaaataccttCCAACACAAAACGAGTCACTTTGCAGGTCGGATTGttccaaatttttttggttcaaTAGATCCTTGACAATGTTGACAGTGTAAATGGAAggagattaattaaaattgtctTGAAACGCTGTTACCATGGACCTCTATTCTTATGTTCAGTGGTAATTAGTTAAGGGACAagtttaacatttaatttaaaaaaaaaaatagttttaaaattattttgttaatttttaattgatttttttttgtattttattaaaggTGTGTGTGTACAAACTGAAACTGTACTTCGTCAAGCTATCGCTGAACGTATCAAGCCTATTTTGTTCATGAACAAGATGGACCGTGCTCTTCTTGAACTCCAATTGGATTCTGAAGAATTGTTCCAAACTTTCCAACGTATCGTTGAAAACGTCAACGTTATTATTGCTACTTATTCAGATGATAGTGGTCCTATGGGTGAAGTTCGTGtgagtaattattttttgtaaataataataaccccACCCAAATAAGCCGacttatttcaaaattatttaatatgaaTTAGGTGCGCTCGTGGTGGgaacattaaacattttctttacatGTGTATGGTTGTTGCGTTTTTAATGACACTAACCAAAGGatgttttgaaacatttttttttaatacattaacttattattaattaaaattttttgttgttattaggTTGATCCAAGTAAAGGTTCCGTTGGTTTTGGATCAGGTTTACATGGTTGGGCTTTCACTTTAAAACAATTCGCTGAAATGTACGCAGAAAAATTCAAGATTGATGTAGTTAAACTAATGAACAGGCTTTGGGGAGAAAACTTTTTCAACGCGAAAACGAAGAAATGGGCTAAACAAAAGGAGGATGGAAACAAACGTTCCTTCTGCATGTACATTCTCGATCCCATCTACAAGATTTTTGATTCAATCATGAATTACAAGAAGGAAGAGTATGAGGCGTTACTCCCCAAATTGGGCATTACAATCAAACATGAAGATAAAGATAAGGATGGTAAACAACTGTTGAAGGTTGTGATGAGAACTTGGTTGCCAGCTGGCGAAGCTTTACTTCAAATGATTGCCATTCATTTACCCTCGCCTGTTGTCGCCCAAAAATACAGGATGGAAATGTTGTATGAAGGCCCCCTCGACGATGAAGCCGCGATTGGTGTTAAAACGTGCGATTCCAACGGACCACTTATGATGTACGTATCAAAGATGGTACCCACTTCCGATAAAGGACGTTTCTACGCGTTTGGACGTGTTTTCTCTGGAAAAGTAGCGACCGGAATGAAGGCGCGTATCATGGGGCCGAATTACACCCCAGGAAAGAAAGAAGATTTATACGAAAAAGCCATTCAAAGAACTATTTTGATGATGGGTCGTTATGTTGAAGCTATCGAAGATGTTCCCTGCGGTAATATTTGCGGTTTGGTTGGAGTTGATCAATTTTTGGTCAAAACTGGTACTATTACCACGTTTAAGGATGCCCATAACATGAAAGTTATGAAGTTTAGCGTTTCGCCTGTTGTACGTGTTGCTGTGGAACCGAAAAATCCAGCTGATTTACCAAAATTGGTAGAAggtaaaatttatattatcaaatcatagtatttaataataattttagatgattttatttgattttttttaaattgagaataatttaaatgatttttaccCCACCCAAATAAGCCgacttatttcaaatatttcaatatgATTTAGGTGCGCTCGTGGTGggaacattaaatattttctttacatGTGTATGGTTGTTGTTGTTTCAATGACACCAACCAAAGGacgttttgaaacattttttttaatcaattgtGGTAATTAagtttgattttatttggtGTATCAGTATATATCAGAAGATCTCAAACGAATTTTTTCTACCGCCCAATTTgagaaacatttattttctaacgCCCTCTAA
This genomic stretch from Onthophagus taurus isolate NC chromosome 7, IU_Otau_3.0, whole genome shotgun sequence harbors:
- the LOC111419164 gene encoding translation elongation factor 2, producing the protein MVNFTVDEIRTMMDKKKNIRNMSVIAHVDHGKSTLTDSLVSKAGIIAGAKAGETRFTDTRKDEQERCITIKSTAISMFFELEDKDLVFITNPDQREKEEKGFLINLIDSPGHVDFSSEVTAALRVTDGALVVVDCVSGVCVQTETVLRQAIAERIKPILFMNKMDRALLELQLDSEELFQTFQRIVENVNVIIATYSDDSGPMGEVRVDPSKGSVGFGSGLHGWAFTLKQFAEMYAEKFKIDVVKLMNRLWGENFFNAKTKKWAKQKEDGNKRSFCMYILDPIYKIFDSIMNYKKEEYEALLPKLGITIKHEDKDKDGKQLLKVVMRTWLPAGEALLQMIAIHLPSPVVAQKYRMEMLYEGPLDDEAAIGVKTCDSNGPLMMYVSKMVPTSDKGRFYAFGRVFSGKVATGMKARIMGPNYTPGKKEDLYEKAIQRTILMMGRYVEAIEDVPCGNICGLVGVDQFLVKTGTITTFKDAHNMKVMKFSVSPVVRVAVEPKNPADLPKLVEGLKRLAKSDPMVQCIIEESGEHIIAGAGELHLEICLKDLEEDHACIPIKKSDPVVSYRETVSEESNQMCLSKSPNKHNRLFMKACPMPDGLAEDIDNGDVNPRDDFKVRARYLSEKYDYDVTEARKIWCFGPDGTGPNILVDCTKGVQYLNEIKDSVVAGFQWAAKEGVLSEENLRGVRFNIYDVTLHADAIHRGGGQIIPTTRRCLYACLLTAAPRLMEPVYQCEIQCPEVAVGGIYGVLNRRRGHVFEEQQVAGTPMFVVKAYLPVNESFGFTADLRSNTGGQAFPQCVFDHWQILPGDPLETSTRPFTVVQETRKRKGLKEGLPDLTQYLDKL